The proteins below are encoded in one region of Acidithiobacillus ferrooxidans ATCC 23270:
- the modA gene encoding molybdate ABC transporter substrate-binding protein encodes MTNALHLFASLTLAEPFQDIIQGFTSAHPDVSVKPTYGFCGALMEQMAAGAPADVFAPSSEPMLAKAAEQGFVQTDTAVNYARNRLVLVSLMRDYPVAPKLEDLMEERYARIAMGDPESVPPGRYARMALEKAGLWQDLTARLQKYPDGLQPLKAVLEGRADAAFIFASTANSAWGKAHVVDIPVGVSMHYPVAVTSKSEEPELARAFIAYLQTDSAQKILEVTGFAHALSAKPLPNSF; translated from the coding sequence ATGACAAATGCTTTACACCTTTTTGCCTCCCTTACCTTGGCCGAACCTTTTCAGGATATCATCCAGGGCTTTACCAGCGCCCACCCGGATGTCTCTGTGAAACCCACTTACGGCTTTTGCGGTGCGCTGATGGAACAAATGGCGGCAGGTGCGCCCGCCGATGTGTTTGCCCCTTCTTCGGAGCCCATGCTGGCCAAGGCCGCGGAGCAGGGATTCGTGCAGACCGATACGGCGGTGAACTATGCACGGAATCGGCTCGTACTCGTCAGTTTGATGAGGGACTATCCGGTGGCACCCAAACTCGAAGATCTCATGGAAGAGCGCTATGCGCGCATTGCCATGGGTGATCCCGAATCGGTTCCGCCCGGACGTTATGCGCGCATGGCGCTGGAAAAGGCCGGGTTGTGGCAAGACCTGACGGCACGCCTGCAGAAATATCCCGATGGTCTCCAGCCCTTGAAAGCGGTGCTGGAAGGCAGGGCGGATGCGGCTTTTATTTTTGCATCGACGGCCAACAGCGCATGGGGGAAGGCCCATGTCGTGGATATTCCGGTTGGCGTTTCCATGCACTATCCCGTGGCTGTCACCAGCAAGAGCGAAGAGCCTGAACTGGCCCGTGCTTTTATCGCCTACCTGCAGACGGATTCTGCACAGAAAATCCTGGAAGTTACAGGTTTCGCACATGCCCTGAGCGCTAAGCCCTTGCCGAACAGTTTCTGA
- a CDS encoding FecCD family ABC transporter permease, translating to MPLLLVLLAGMVLLEMSWGHYPLSWLQFWQWLRGSPLLSPDKAVQIHLLMVEIRLPRLSVAILVGAALAASGTVFQAVFRNPLAAPDILGVMAGSAFGGALGIILGGPWWTIQVAAFIFGLIAVAMAYLIARHFPGQPTLMLVIGGILAGALFTALLSLVKYAADPYQQLPSIVFWLMGSLSNVPLRQIPYFALPVFIGISLLILQGHRLDALSLGDEEAHSLGLPVRQIRLLVIVLATLLAAMAVMMAGMIGWIGLIIPHLGRLMLGPGNRRLLLGSSILGAAYLLLADALARNLFSVDVPVGVFAELLGVPAFLLVLRQIRKAWV from the coding sequence ATGCCATTGCTGCTCGTGCTCCTGGCCGGCATGGTCTTGCTGGAGATGTCCTGGGGACATTACCCGCTGTCCTGGCTGCAATTCTGGCAATGGCTGCGGGGCAGCCCACTGTTATCGCCGGATAAAGCCGTGCAGATCCATTTGTTGATGGTGGAGATCCGCCTGCCGCGCCTCTCTGTGGCGATCCTTGTGGGCGCGGCGCTGGCGGCCAGTGGCACCGTCTTTCAGGCCGTGTTCCGCAACCCGCTGGCGGCTCCGGATATTCTGGGCGTCATGGCAGGATCAGCCTTCGGGGGAGCCTTGGGCATCATCCTGGGCGGACCCTGGTGGACGATACAGGTGGCCGCCTTTATTTTTGGGCTGATCGCCGTGGCGATGGCTTACCTGATCGCCCGTCATTTTCCCGGGCAGCCTACTCTGATGCTGGTGATTGGCGGTATTCTGGCCGGAGCCTTGTTTACCGCACTGCTTTCACTGGTGAAATATGCCGCCGATCCGTACCAGCAGCTACCCAGTATCGTTTTCTGGTTGATGGGCAGTCTTTCCAACGTGCCCCTGCGCCAGATTCCCTACTTTGCCCTGCCGGTTTTTATCGGGATCAGCCTGTTGATATTACAGGGTCATCGTCTCGATGCCCTGAGTCTGGGGGACGAAGAAGCGCATAGTCTTGGTCTGCCAGTGCGCCAGATTCGTTTGCTGGTCATCGTGCTCGCGACACTGCTGGCAGCTATGGCCGTGATGATGGCGGGGATGATCGGCTGGATCGGGCTGATCATCCCCCATCTGGGACGTCTGATGCTCGGACCGGGCAACCGCCGTCTGTTGCTGGGGAGCAGTATTCTCGGTGCCGCATACCTTTTGCTCGCGGACGCCCTGGCCCGCAACCTGTTCTCCGTGGATGTTCCGGTGGGCGTATTTGCGGAACTTCTGGGGGTGCCGGCGTTTTTACTGGTGCTCCGGCAGATACGGAAGGCGTGGGTCTAG
- a CDS encoding ABC transporter substrate-binding protein has protein sequence MFHTLPGKWRLPVAALGVSLLLSLPSWAATAPTRLPPHSVYGTAPPVTLLVYSLAPDLLAGWNFPLNKMAGLGMSTNSEYLLPATRNLPVLGGWDPGDKPELERVLAIHPKLALLWAPYLDNARLRSELQRIDVPTLAVNLKSLNDYPAAYRLLGDKLGQGARGELLATDFQNILNRLRQLRSSIPEARRQTVYYAEGVDGLMTDTANSPHTEVIRAAGGDNVFTGKATALKGMERVSMGQVLGWNPDVILVQDPVFYRRVYGLPAWQGLKAVKDHRVYLVPRQPFNWMDRPPSFMQGLGALWLAHVLYPQQSKIHLNQEIQDFFKTFLQKNVTKAQARSMWQP, from the coding sequence ATGTTTCATACCTTGCCAGGAAAATGGCGTTTACCTGTTGCGGCATTGGGCGTCAGCCTGTTGCTTTCGTTGCCCTCGTGGGCGGCCACAGCCCCCACCCGACTTCCGCCCCACAGTGTTTACGGCACCGCACCGCCAGTAACCCTGCTGGTTTACAGTCTCGCCCCGGATTTGCTGGCCGGGTGGAATTTTCCGCTGAATAAAATGGCGGGCCTGGGCATGAGTACGAATTCCGAATACCTCCTGCCAGCTACGCGCAATCTGCCGGTACTGGGTGGCTGGGACCCTGGCGACAAACCGGAGCTGGAACGTGTTCTCGCCATTCATCCCAAGCTGGCGTTGCTCTGGGCGCCTTACCTGGATAATGCCCGCCTGCGTAGCGAGCTACAGCGCATCGATGTGCCCACGCTGGCCGTCAATCTGAAAAGTCTGAATGACTATCCCGCCGCGTATCGTCTGCTGGGCGATAAATTGGGACAAGGCGCGCGCGGCGAACTACTGGCCACGGATTTTCAGAATATCCTGAATCGGCTCCGGCAGTTGCGCTCCTCTATTCCTGAGGCGCGGCGTCAGACGGTGTATTACGCAGAAGGCGTGGATGGTCTGATGACCGATACGGCGAATTCTCCTCATACCGAAGTGATCCGTGCTGCGGGCGGTGATAACGTCTTTACCGGCAAGGCGACGGCATTGAAAGGTATGGAGCGGGTGAGTATGGGACAGGTGCTGGGCTGGAATCCCGACGTGATTCTGGTGCAGGACCCGGTTTTTTATCGGCGTGTGTATGGACTTCCGGCCTGGCAAGGCCTTAAAGCGGTAAAAGATCATCGCGTTTATCTGGTGCCGCGGCAGCCTTTTAACTGGATGGATCGTCCGCCTTCCTTCATGCAGGGTTTGGGCGCTTTGTGGCTGGCGCACGTGTTGTATCCGCAGCAGTCCAAAATTCATCTGAATCAGGAGATACAGGATTTCTTCAAGACTTTCCTGCAAAAAAACGTGACCAAGGCGCAGGCCCGGTCGATGTGGCAGCCGTGA